A genomic window from Nicotiana sylvestris chromosome 11, ASM39365v2, whole genome shotgun sequence includes:
- the LOC104232962 gene encoding 3-methyl-2-oxobutanoate hydroxymethyltransferase 1, mitochondrial-like produces the protein MVFFPSISRTISSSVRKNVQTHYRKLRYMSNVPENTVYGGPKPQNPNQRVTLTNLRQKHKKGEPITMVTGYDYPSGVHIDMAGIDICLVGDSASMVVHGHDTTLPITLDEMLVHCRAVARGAKRPLLVGDLPFGTYESSTKQAVDTAVRVLKEGGMDAIKLEGGAPSRITAAKAIVEAGIAVIGHVGLTPQAISVLGGFRPQGRNVDSAVKVVETAMALQEVGCFSVVLECVPAPVAAAATSALQIPTIGIGAGPFCSGQVLVYHDLLGMMQHPHHAKVTPKFCKQFGQVGDVINKALLQYKEEVTNGSFPSSAHSPYKIGAADMDGFFSELQKLGFSDAASAAAAATEKIQTANSPA, from the exons TTCAAGAACTATTTCTTCTTCAGTGAGGAAAAATGTGCAAACCCATTACAGAAAATTGAGGTACATGAGTAACGTTCCAGAAAACACTGTATATGGTGGGCCGAAACCCCAAAACCCAAATCAAAGAGTGACACTAACGAATCTAAGACAAAAACATAAGAAGGGGGAGCCTATAACAATGGTGACGGGTTATGATTACCCATCAGGTGTTCATATAGATATGGCTGGAATTGATATATGTCTTGTGGGTGACTCAGCATCTATGGTAGTTCATGGGCATGACACCACTTTGCCTATTACACTTGATGAGATGCTTGTTCACTGTAGAGCTGTTGCTAGAGGTGCTAAAAGGCCTCTTCTTGTTGGTGATTTACCTTTTGGTACTTATGAGTCTAGTACTAAACag GCAGTAGATACAGCTGTAAGAGTTCTAAAGGAAGGAGGGATGGACGCAATTAAGTTGGAAGGTGGGGCGCCATCAAGAATTACAGCAGCTAAAGCTATTGTTGAAGCCGGGATTGCTGTAATTGGGCATGTGGGACTAACACCACAGGCAATCAGTGTACTTGGAGGATTTAGGCCTCAAGGCAGAAATGTTGATAGCGCAGTCAAG GTTGTGGAAACTGCCATGGCATTGCAGGAAGTAGGTTGTTTTTCTGTTGTTTTAGAATGTGTGCCTGCGCCTGTGGCTGCAGCAGCAACATCCGCTCTTCAGATCCCCACTATTGGAATCGGTGCTGGGCCTTTCTGCAGTGGTCAG GTGCTAGTTTATCACGATCTACTTGGGATGATGCAACACCCACACCATGCCAAG GTTACTCCTAAGTTTTGTAAGCAGTTCGGGCAAGTTGGAGATGTTATCAACAAAGCTCTTCTACAGTACAAGGAAGAAGTAACAAATGGTTCCTTTCCTAGCTCTGCTCATAGCCCATATAAGATAGGCGCAGCCGATATGGATGGTTTCTTCTCCGAGTTACAGAAGTTGGGTTTCAGTGATGCAGCTTCAGCAGCAGCTGCTGCCACTGAAAAGATTCAGACAGCTAATTCGCCTGCCTAA